In Vibrio celticus, one genomic interval encodes:
- the znuA gene encoding zinc ABC transporter substrate-binding protein ZnuA, producing the protein MSRSSFILATLLLAPSVASANTILTSFKPIQMIVTELTQGVSEPDVLMNSNASPHDYALKPSDVKKVHSADMVIWFGPDLEAFLTKVIGSKENVIKISEIPGINLREFGHDDHDAHEGHNHGSHDPHFWLGIDQVEVVAKYISAKLIESDPDNAMAYQENLDSFLIALKEKQQSIHEQLAPVKDKGYYVFHDAYGYFEQEFELNNLGHFTVSPERKPGAKSLIAIKKTLVRDNVQCVFAEPQFTPAVIESVTRGSNAKQGQLDPIGSTVEVKSGSYFDFLQQLTDSYTSCLSGK; encoded by the coding sequence ATGTCACGTTCATCTTTTATACTTGCTACTTTGCTTTTAGCGCCAAGTGTCGCAAGTGCCAATACTATTCTAACAAGCTTTAAACCAATTCAAATGATTGTGACGGAATTAACGCAGGGCGTTAGTGAACCGGATGTGTTGATGAACAGCAATGCTTCGCCGCACGATTATGCGCTTAAGCCATCTGATGTCAAAAAAGTTCACAGTGCCGATATGGTTATCTGGTTTGGCCCTGACCTAGAAGCCTTTTTGACTAAGGTGATTGGTTCAAAAGAAAACGTTATCAAGATCAGCGAGATTCCAGGAATTAACTTGCGAGAGTTCGGACACGATGACCACGATGCTCATGAAGGACATAATCATGGTAGCCATGACCCGCATTTTTGGTTAGGCATCGATCAAGTTGAAGTGGTCGCAAAATACATCTCAGCAAAGTTGATTGAATCTGACCCTGATAACGCAATGGCGTATCAAGAAAACCTAGATTCATTCCTGATTGCTTTAAAAGAAAAGCAGCAGTCTATTCATGAACAACTTGCGCCAGTGAAAGACAAAGGTTACTACGTATTTCACGATGCGTATGGCTACTTTGAGCAAGAGTTTGAACTAAATAACTTAGGCCACTTTACGGTGAGCCCAGAGCGTAAACCGGGCGCAAAAAGCCTGATTGCTATCAAGAAAACCTTGGTGCGTGACAATGTTCAATGTGTATTCGCAGAGCCTCAATTTACTCCGGCTGTGATCGAATCGGTGACTCGTGGAAGTAACGCTAAACAAGGCCAGCTTGATCCGATCGGTTCAACGGTTGAAGTGAAGAGTGGAAGTTATTTCGATTTTCTTCAGCAACTTACAGATAGCTACACAAGCTGCTTAAGTGGGAAGTAA
- the argS gene encoding arginine--tRNA ligase — protein sequence MNIQALINDKVSQALEAAGAPAGSPAAVRQSAKPQFGDYQANGVMGVAKRLGTNPREFAQKVLDVLNLDGIASKVEIAGPGFLNIFLDEAFLAQQADAALADSRLGVAVAETQTIVADYSAPNVAKEMHVGHLRSTIIGDAVVRTLEFLGHNVIRANHIGDWGTQFGMLIANLERVQAESGEVSMELADLEGFYRESKKLYDEDEEFAVKARGYVVKLQSGDEFCAEMWKKLVDVTMIQNQRNYDRLNVSLTRDDVMGESMYNHMLPTIVADLKEQGLAKEDDGAQVVFLDEYKNKDGDPMGVIIQKRDGGFLYTTTDIACAKYRFEELGADRVLYFIDSRQHQHLMQAWTIVRKAGYIPESVSLEHHAFGMMLGKDGKPFKTRAGGTVRLADLLDEAEVRAAQLIESKNPELAEDEKKAIANTVAMAAVKYADLSKHRTTDYVFDWDNMLAFEGNTAPYMQYAYTRVASVFAKAGISMDSLEGEIKITEEKEKALIAKLLQFEEAVQSVAREGQPHIMCSYLFELAGQFSSFYEACPILVAEDKAVKQSRLKLAALTAKTIKQGLSLLGIDTLERM from the coding sequence GTGAATATCCAAGCACTTATTAATGACAAAGTATCTCAGGCTCTAGAAGCCGCTGGCGCACCTGCAGGCTCTCCTGCGGCTGTTCGCCAATCTGCAAAACCACAATTTGGTGACTACCAAGCAAACGGCGTTATGGGCGTTGCTAAGCGACTAGGCACTAATCCTCGAGAATTTGCTCAAAAAGTATTGGACGTTCTAAACCTAGACGGTATCGCTTCTAAAGTAGAAATCGCAGGCCCAGGTTTCCTTAACATCTTCCTAGATGAAGCTTTCCTAGCACAACAAGCAGACGCAGCATTGGCTGATTCTCGCCTTGGTGTTGCAGTAGCAGAAACACAAACAATTGTTGCGGATTACTCTGCGCCAAACGTTGCGAAAGAGATGCACGTTGGTCACCTACGTTCAACGATCATCGGTGATGCGGTAGTTCGTACTCTTGAATTCCTAGGCCACAACGTTATCCGTGCTAACCACATCGGTGACTGGGGTACTCAATTTGGTATGCTTATCGCAAACCTTGAGCGCGTTCAGGCTGAGTCTGGCGAAGTTTCAATGGAGCTTGCTGACCTTGAAGGCTTCTACCGTGAATCTAAAAAGCTTTACGATGAAGACGAAGAGTTCGCAGTTAAAGCACGTGGCTACGTTGTTAAACTGCAAAGCGGCGACGAGTTCTGCGCAGAGATGTGGAAGAAGCTTGTTGACGTAACAATGATTCAAAACCAACGCAACTACGATCGTCTAAACGTATCTCTAACACGTGATGACGTAATGGGCGAAAGCATGTACAACCACATGCTGCCAACTATCGTTGCTGACCTAAAAGAGCAAGGTCTTGCTAAAGAAGATGACGGCGCACAGGTTGTATTCCTAGACGAATACAAAAACAAAGATGGCGACCCAATGGGCGTTATCATTCAGAAACGTGACGGCGGCTTCCTTTACACAACCACTGATATCGCTTGTGCAAAATACCGTTTTGAAGAACTAGGCGCAGACCGCGTTCTTTACTTCATCGACTCACGTCAACACCAGCACCTAATGCAAGCTTGGACTATCGTTCGCAAAGCAGGTTACATCCCAGAATCTGTTTCTCTTGAACACCACGCATTCGGCATGATGCTAGGTAAAGACGGTAAGCCATTCAAGACTCGTGCAGGCGGTACTGTTCGTCTTGCTGATCTTCTTGATGAAGCCGAAGTTCGTGCAGCGCAGCTAATCGAATCTAAGAACCCAGAACTAGCAGAAGACGAGAAGAAAGCGATCGCGAACACTGTTGCTATGGCAGCGGTTAAGTACGCAGACCTTTCTAAGCACCGTACTACTGACTACGTGTTCGATTGGGACAACATGCTTGCATTCGAAGGCAACACAGCACCATACATGCAGTACGCATACACTCGTGTTGCTTCTGTATTTGCTAAAGCTGGCATTTCTATGGACTCGCTTGAAGGTGAAATCAAAATCACTGAAGAGAAAGAGAAAGCGCTTATCGCGAAACTTCTACAGTTTGAAGAAGCAGTACAGTCTGTTGCTCGTGAAGGTCAACCACACATCATGTGTAGCTACCTATTCGAACTAGCTGGTCAATTCTCTAGCTTCTACGAAGCGTGCCCTATCCTAGTTGCTGAAGACAAAGCTGTTAAGCAGAGCCGTCTGAAGCTTGCTGCACTAACAGCGAAGACGATCAAGCAAGGTCTGTCGCTTTTAGGTATCGACACTCTAGAGCGCATGTAA
- the feoB gene encoding Fe(2+) transporter permease subunit FeoB, with product MDYQVLTVGNPNSGKTTLFNALTGAKQHVGNWVGVTVEKKTGLYSHAGDQFQLTDLPGIYALDSGNDANSIDESIASRAVLTHPADVIINVVDASCLERSLYMTLQLRELGRPMIVVLNKMDVLKRERQVINLKALEKELGCPVLSLSANDKGQVVRFKERLHKLLVQGVSLDPISIDYDVALEALIPSVESQFDDADVSHRALAIRALENDYLVLNGLAPQTRTQIDSVRLGADFDIDLAVADAKYTFLHDLCKRVRRSEGKLSRNFTEKADQFILNKWVGIPFFFVIMYLMFMFSINIGSAFIDFFDIGVGAILVDGGHHLLDGHLPVWLVTVLADGIGGGIQTVATFIPVIAALYLFLAVLESSGYMARAAFVLDKVMQKIGLPGKAFVPLVLGFGCNVPSIMATRTLDQERERKLAASMAPFMSCGARLPVYALFAAAFFPGAGQNVVFALYIMGIVASVFTGLFLKNTIYPGSSDSLVMEMPDYELPTVQNVMLKTWQKLKRFVLGAGKTIVMVVAILSFLNSLGMDGSFGNEDSENSVLSKAAQVVTPVFQPIGITEENWPATVGIITGIFAKEAVVGTLNSLYTTPSDEEAAEFDLAASLQEAVMTIPENLAGLSYSDPLGIEVGDLSDSNSVAADQEVDTSIFGNLKDKFVSGHAAFAYLILILLYTPCVAAMGAYVREFGQTFARFIAVWTMALGYFGATFYYQAVNFAAHPVTSAVWMVAIAGGFVVTYHVFKKVGSKQKALEVQVV from the coding sequence ATGGATTATCAAGTTCTTACCGTTGGTAACCCGAATAGTGGTAAAACAACACTGTTCAACGCACTGACTGGTGCCAAGCAGCACGTTGGTAACTGGGTTGGTGTAACTGTTGAAAAGAAGACGGGTTTATACTCGCACGCAGGTGATCAGTTTCAACTAACGGATTTACCGGGTATCTACGCATTAGACAGTGGTAATGATGCGAACAGCATCGATGAATCTATCGCGTCTCGCGCTGTTTTAACTCACCCAGCAGATGTGATCATCAATGTTGTCGACGCTAGCTGTCTAGAACGAAGCTTATACATGACATTACAACTACGTGAGTTGGGTCGCCCAATGATCGTTGTGTTGAACAAAATGGATGTATTGAAGCGCGAACGTCAGGTGATTAACCTTAAAGCGCTAGAGAAAGAGCTAGGTTGCCCAGTTCTAAGCTTGTCTGCAAACGACAAAGGTCAAGTGGTTCGCTTTAAAGAACGCCTGCATAAACTGCTTGTTCAAGGTGTGAGTCTTGACCCTATCTCTATTGATTACGATGTCGCGTTAGAAGCTCTTATCCCTTCTGTTGAGTCACAATTTGATGATGCTGACGTATCTCACCGAGCACTAGCGATTCGCGCTTTAGAAAATGATTACTTGGTATTGAATGGACTGGCTCCACAAACTCGCACTCAAATTGATAGCGTGCGTCTTGGTGCCGATTTCGATATTGACCTTGCTGTTGCTGACGCTAAATACACTTTCTTACATGACCTTTGTAAACGTGTTCGTCGCAGCGAAGGCAAACTAAGCCGTAACTTTACAGAGAAAGCAGACCAATTCATTTTGAACAAATGGGTCGGTATTCCTTTCTTCTTCGTCATCATGTACCTAATGTTCATGTTCTCTATCAATATCGGTAGTGCGTTTATCGACTTCTTTGACATTGGTGTTGGGGCAATATTAGTAGATGGTGGACACCACTTATTAGATGGTCATTTACCCGTTTGGTTAGTTACTGTACTTGCTGATGGTATTGGCGGTGGTATTCAAACAGTTGCGACCTTTATTCCTGTTATCGCAGCGCTTTACCTATTCTTAGCGGTACTAGAAAGTTCAGGCTACATGGCTCGTGCTGCATTCGTACTTGATAAAGTGATGCAGAAGATTGGTTTACCGGGTAAAGCATTTGTCCCACTTGTACTGGGCTTTGGTTGTAACGTGCCTTCAATCATGGCAACTCGTACTCTTGACCAAGAGCGCGAACGTAAACTGGCAGCATCAATGGCGCCGTTTATGTCATGTGGTGCTCGTTTACCGGTATACGCACTGTTCGCAGCGGCGTTCTTCCCTGGTGCAGGACAAAACGTAGTATTCGCTCTGTACATCATGGGTATCGTTGCTTCTGTGTTCACGGGCCTTTTCCTGAAAAACACGATCTACCCAGGTAGCAGCGATAGCTTAGTAATGGAAATGCCAGATTACGAATTGCCGACAGTGCAAAACGTAATGCTGAAAACTTGGCAGAAGCTGAAGCGTTTCGTACTTGGTGCAGGTAAAACAATCGTGATGGTTGTGGCTATTCTTAGCTTCCTAAACTCTCTAGGTATGGACGGCAGCTTTGGTAACGAAGACAGCGAAAACTCAGTACTGTCTAAAGCGGCTCAAGTTGTAACGCCTGTATTCCAACCGATTGGTATCACTGAAGAGAACTGGCCTGCAACGGTTGGTATCATCACGGGTATTTTCGCTAAAGAAGCTGTTGTAGGTACATTAAATAGCCTATACACAACGCCTTCTGATGAAGAAGCGGCTGAGTTTGACTTAGCAGCAAGCTTGCAAGAAGCGGTAATGACGATCCCTGAAAACCTAGCCGGTTTGAGCTACTCAGATCCATTAGGTATTGAAGTTGGCGACTTGTCTGACTCTAATTCTGTAGCAGCTGACCAAGAAGTCGATACATCTATCTTTGGTAACTTGAAAGACAAGTTTGTATCTGGTCATGCGGCATTCGCTTACTTGATTCTTATCCTGCTTTACACGCCTTGTGTGGCAGCGATGGGTGCTTATGTTCGTGAATTTGGTCAGACGTTTGCACGCTTCATCGCGGTTTGGACGATGGCTCTTGGTTACTTTGGTGCGACTTTCTACTACCAAGCGGTAAACTTTGCTGCGCATCCTGTGACAAGTGCAGTATGGATGGTGGCGATTGCTGGTGGTTTTGTGGTGACGTATCACGTCTTCAAGAAAGTGGGCAGTAAGCAGAAAGCACTAGAGGTGCAAGTAGTATGA
- a CDS encoding VOC family protein, translated as MMMSLKQAELEPQQMIARLDTFMAKIENLGNTLGLDLSFAQADHIALRINDTELAKSAHQAWSEYGSTISEAMINGRPIVVLAFDDPLQSLGWNIECLELPYPAEGKIYPSQDWEHVEFVIPSHGQTADEYLADLKETYPQFAANFETLAEQGVKIKLSSPKGEGERLNNPTVAFKHQGICIKLHPHSLKKIVESEQA; from the coding sequence ATGATGATGAGCCTGAAGCAAGCTGAACTAGAACCACAACAAATGATCGCCCGCCTTGATACCTTTATGGCAAAAATCGAGAACCTAGGAAATACATTAGGTTTGGATTTAAGCTTTGCTCAAGCGGATCATATTGCGCTGCGAATCAATGACACTGAGTTAGCCAAATCTGCGCATCAAGCGTGGTCTGAGTACGGCTCTACGATTTCAGAAGCGATGATCAATGGTCGTCCAATTGTGGTGTTGGCTTTCGATGACCCCTTGCAAAGCCTTGGTTGGAACATTGAATGTTTGGAACTGCCATATCCAGCAGAAGGTAAGATTTACCCAAGCCAAGATTGGGAACATGTAGAGTTTGTGATTCCGTCTCATGGCCAAACGGCTGATGAGTACTTAGCGGATCTAAAAGAAACTTACCCGCAGTTCGCTGCTAACTTTGAAACGCTGGCTGAGCAAGGCGTTAAGATCAAACTCTCTAGCCCGAAAGGCGAGGGTGAACGCCTGAATAACCCAACGGTTGCATTCAAACATCAAGGGATTTGCATCAAGCTGCATCCACACTCTTTGAAGAAGATTGTGGAGTCAGAGCAGGCATAA
- a CDS encoding helix-turn-helix domain-containing protein, giving the protein MYRIIFKMFMLMSISFSVLAVNTSPSVFYPLPVQAQGNFLAAKNLYLGAGGGLWVHDVHGKILFYDGRTLFPRKGSLLQFSSERVAFLNDEFWTFFDNEVYRHSPGIGNELAFSLSPGAEITNIGASGDYIWVTDGSNFYTYNTQSLEFNTYSLLKLYRYNNSSDIAINDAEWVLSKWVLATSSGVYLSENQEFTHVTASNKSHIETVYFSNARRELVIGTLNGAVIVDLANPDKETIVKGSHVLSLAETSDQYWIGTEHGLISYNFITGQITRFKQAANQDFSLPGEKIYSLINDHAGGMWIATNNGIRYFSLFSKTFSRTPLTGMGMHSSSVVINKVLPVSDQLSWVASSMGLYLVDSESEENPIRVYSNSVNDFEIFGSSIWLATEEGIISLNTETLQPEALDLPRPIKGVHVENFALQADNVLWMTSGQNLYSLSIETMKLTSYGTDWLVDKFLPAKITDLNIGLLGRIYIGTDHGFYSFIDKRISFSRSSERFGKVVDIEKAKDGAQWFASSYGVYRIPDDSSIIQEITLVEDNIRPNCLISDDNGVWLGSSKGISYYGLDGQLHKHIGSPFGLITNELAAGACALFYSEESQPSRLVFGSKYGVVSALSNELLVSTTPHSRALLSKISVDQQTMSLGGKTAELDEIPYGSSMGFKLGILPATFAPAMEYRLSDDEPWSEFEGGLLTLDHLLPGDYTLEVKPVKDSHYRFVSTNQSFSIAEPWYLTNWAAASSLMLLIGVVTILVFWRSRYVTFANRHLKAQVALKTDQLRHQSRILLATNQQLKKQLSVKNALVSHTANELSSEVNQIAAMIPNWNEEHGKSPILTLKNGLAQLSNNPQGKGQVCYDIILILEAVLKAWQDDLAKAGIELDIKVETKQRYVSLLYFNLDIIFNSLVGSIIKRNFKSQSMVVLVEEVKEHLVVTIRDHGMPFPKLASSMGDNTGKSTDLNIEKLPLLMNQSGGELNAFVSESQNKVQLSWPIEYQVLDNLEASTIEQIETIKLAASAPEQQKLTAEQEWKNRVSQLVSENYADAEFSTATAAKYLFMSERSLQRRFKSAYNKTFKEHLNEVRLEHACERLLAGEKISNVAFDSGFNDPSYFSQRFKHHFGMSPSKFAENNEE; this is encoded by the coding sequence TTGTATCGAATTATCTTTAAAATGTTCATGTTAATGAGCATTTCATTTAGCGTTCTAGCGGTAAATACATCACCCTCCGTTTTCTATCCTTTGCCCGTTCAAGCGCAAGGGAATTTTCTTGCGGCTAAAAACTTGTACCTAGGTGCTGGAGGTGGGCTTTGGGTTCATGATGTGCATGGAAAAATACTTTTTTACGATGGCCGAACCTTATTTCCTCGCAAAGGTAGCTTGCTGCAATTTTCTTCAGAAAGAGTCGCGTTTCTTAATGATGAGTTTTGGACATTTTTCGACAACGAGGTGTATCGACATAGCCCAGGAATTGGCAATGAATTGGCGTTTAGCCTAAGTCCCGGCGCTGAAATAACGAATATCGGTGCATCAGGCGATTATATTTGGGTCACTGACGGCAGCAATTTTTATACCTACAACACTCAATCTTTAGAATTCAACACGTACTCTTTACTGAAATTGTACCGATACAATAACAGTAGTGACATTGCGATTAACGATGCGGAGTGGGTGCTGTCAAAGTGGGTACTGGCGACCAGTTCAGGCGTTTACCTTTCAGAGAATCAAGAGTTTACCCATGTCACCGCATCAAACAAGAGCCATATTGAGACGGTTTATTTTTCGAATGCTCGACGTGAGTTAGTGATTGGTACCTTAAATGGTGCTGTGATTGTTGATCTCGCTAACCCAGATAAAGAGACCATCGTTAAAGGGTCGCATGTTCTCTCGTTGGCCGAAACTTCGGACCAGTATTGGATTGGTACAGAGCACGGCCTTATTAGCTACAATTTTATTACGGGACAAATTACTCGATTCAAACAAGCCGCCAATCAAGACTTCTCGTTACCGGGTGAGAAAATATATTCATTGATCAATGACCATGCTGGTGGCATGTGGATTGCGACAAACAACGGTATCCGATATTTCTCACTGTTCAGCAAAACTTTTTCGAGAACGCCCCTAACTGGTATGGGCATGCATTCGAGTAGTGTGGTGATCAACAAAGTACTGCCTGTCAGTGACCAGTTATCTTGGGTCGCGTCTTCAATGGGGCTCTACTTGGTTGATTCTGAAAGTGAAGAGAATCCAATTCGTGTTTACTCTAATTCCGTTAATGATTTTGAGATTTTTGGCTCGTCAATTTGGTTGGCGACCGAAGAAGGCATCATTAGTCTAAATACGGAAACGCTACAACCTGAAGCCCTTGATTTACCAAGGCCGATTAAGGGAGTACACGTTGAAAACTTTGCGCTTCAGGCAGACAACGTACTTTGGATGACTTCTGGGCAAAACCTTTATTCGTTATCTATCGAAACCATGAAACTAACGAGCTATGGCACTGACTGGTTAGTCGACAAGTTTTTGCCTGCGAAGATCACTGATCTCAATATAGGCTTGCTCGGTCGTATCTATATAGGCACTGACCATGGCTTCTACTCGTTCATTGATAAACGAATTAGTTTTAGTCGTTCCAGCGAGCGTTTTGGCAAAGTCGTCGATATTGAAAAAGCGAAGGATGGAGCGCAGTGGTTTGCTAGTAGTTATGGCGTGTATCGAATCCCGGATGACAGCTCTATTATTCAAGAAATCACTCTTGTTGAAGACAATATTAGACCTAACTGCCTGATAAGCGATGACAATGGTGTTTGGTTAGGCTCTTCGAAAGGCATCAGTTATTACGGGTTGGATGGGCAGCTGCATAAACACATCGGTTCGCCATTTGGTTTGATCACCAATGAATTGGCGGCAGGAGCGTGTGCTCTGTTTTACAGTGAAGAGAGCCAACCTTCGAGGCTTGTTTTCGGCTCAAAGTATGGCGTAGTCAGCGCGTTGTCTAACGAGTTACTGGTATCAACCACACCTCATAGCCGTGCCTTGTTGAGTAAGATAAGTGTCGACCAACAAACGATGTCACTTGGCGGGAAAACGGCTGAACTGGATGAGATTCCTTATGGCTCATCGATGGGGTTTAAGCTAGGTATCTTGCCAGCAACGTTCGCACCAGCGATGGAATATCGACTGAGCGACGATGAACCATGGAGTGAGTTTGAAGGGGGCTTGTTAACGCTCGACCATCTTCTTCCTGGGGATTACACACTTGAAGTGAAGCCGGTCAAGGACTCCCATTATCGCTTTGTGTCAACCAATCAAAGCTTCTCGATTGCGGAGCCTTGGTATCTGACCAATTGGGCTGCAGCAAGCTCTCTGATGTTACTGATTGGCGTTGTGACTATCTTGGTCTTTTGGCGTTCTCGTTATGTCACTTTTGCCAACCGGCACTTAAAAGCGCAAGTTGCATTGAAGACGGATCAATTGAGGCACCAAAGCCGGATATTGCTCGCGACTAATCAACAGCTTAAAAAGCAGCTATCCGTTAAGAATGCGCTTGTGTCTCATACTGCCAATGAACTCTCTTCTGAAGTGAATCAGATTGCTGCGATGATCCCGAATTGGAATGAAGAGCACGGGAAGTCGCCAATTCTAACCTTGAAAAATGGCTTAGCCCAATTGAGCAATAATCCTCAAGGGAAAGGGCAAGTTTGTTACGATATAATTTTAATCTTAGAAGCGGTACTCAAAGCTTGGCAGGACGACTTAGCGAAAGCTGGTATTGAACTGGATATTAAAGTCGAAACAAAACAACGATATGTCTCGTTGCTGTATTTTAATCTCGATATTATCTTCAATAGCTTGGTTGGGAGCATCATCAAGAGAAACTTTAAGTCGCAGAGTATGGTGGTTCTGGTTGAAGAGGTTAAGGAGCATCTTGTTGTAACCATTCGAGATCATGGGATGCCTTTCCCTAAGCTGGCATCAAGCATGGGTGACAATACCGGAAAGTCGACCGACCTTAACATCGAAAAGCTGCCGCTATTGATGAATCAGAGCGGTGGCGAGCTTAATGCCTTTGTTTCGGAGTCTCAAAATAAGGTTCAGCTTTCGTGGCCAATTGAGTACCAAGTGCTCGATAATCTTGAAGCCAGCACAATTGAACAGATTGAAACCATTAAGCTTGCCGCTTCAGCGCCAGAACAGCAAAAACTGACAGCGGAGCAAGAATGGAAGAACAGAGTGTCGCAGCTTGTGAGTGAAAACTACGCTGATGCCGAGTTCAGTACTGCAACTGCCGCTAAGTATTTGTTTATGTCTGAGAGAAGCTTACAGAGACGCTTTAAATCGGCTTACAACAAGACCTTTAAAGAGCACTTGAATGAAGTACGTCTAGAGCATGCGTGTGAGCGCTTACTTGCTGGAGAGAAGATCTCTAATGTGGCGTTTGATTCGGGGTTCAATGACCCTTCCTATTTCAGTCAAAGGTTTAAGCACCACTTTGGCATGTCACCATCTAAGTTTGCTGAAAACAACGAAGAGTAG
- a CDS encoding HIT family protein has protein sequence MSFELHPQLAKDTTLIGEFPLSLALLHKDNAVPWVILVPKRANLKELHHLPMKEQQQFLHESQAVSQALEATFQPDKLNLGALGNMVPQLHIHHIARFKDDIAWPGPVWGNTKGEQRSEEDQAAILTRIQNVLSLSSIFKKA, from the coding sequence ATGAGCTTCGAACTTCACCCGCAACTTGCGAAAGACACCACACTTATCGGCGAATTTCCACTGAGCTTAGCCCTGCTACACAAAGATAACGCAGTGCCTTGGGTTATCTTGGTACCAAAACGTGCCAACCTAAAAGAGTTGCACCACTTACCAATGAAAGAGCAACAGCAGTTCCTACATGAATCTCAGGCGGTAAGCCAAGCATTAGAAGCCACGTTCCAACCAGACAAATTGAACCTTGGTGCGCTGGGTAATATGGTGCCACAACTGCACATCCACCATATTGCACGCTTCAAAGACGACATTGCTTGGCCCGGCCCAGTATGGGGCAATACAAAAGGCGAACAGCGCAGTGAAGAAGATCAAGCCGCTATCCTGACTCGTATCCAAAACGTTCTGTCACTGAGCTCTATCTTCAAGAAAGCATAA
- the purU gene encoding formyltetrahydrofolate deformylase: MERKTLLTHCTDAPGLISKITNICYKHQLNIIHNNEFVDNTSGHFFMRTELEGYFNDETLLADLDQALPENTKRKLVDSSRKRVVILVTKEAHCLGDILMKNFDCSLDVEIAAVVGNYDILQSLTERFDIPYHHVSHEGLNREEHEKKMLEVIDQYEADYLVLAKYMRVLTPGFVEKYNHKIINIHHSFLPAFIGAKPYQQAYERGVKIIGATAHFVTNDLDEGPIIKQDVIPVDHNFSAKDMAQAGRDVEKNVLSKALNKVINDHVFVYGNKTVIL, encoded by the coding sequence ATGGAAAGAAAAACTTTACTAACACATTGTACTGATGCCCCGGGCCTCATCTCTAAGATCACCAACATTTGTTATAAGCACCAACTCAATATTATTCACAACAATGAGTTCGTAGATAACACAAGTGGCCACTTCTTTATGCGCACCGAGCTTGAAGGGTATTTCAATGATGAAACCTTGCTTGCCGACTTAGACCAAGCCCTGCCAGAAAACACGAAACGTAAGCTTGTTGATTCATCTCGCAAGCGTGTTGTTATACTCGTGACCAAGGAAGCACACTGTCTTGGCGACATTCTAATGAAGAACTTCGATTGCAGCTTAGACGTTGAAATCGCAGCCGTTGTCGGTAACTACGACATTCTACAAAGCCTAACCGAGCGTTTTGACATCCCTTACCACCATGTTTCTCACGAAGGGTTAAACCGTGAAGAACATGAGAAGAAGATGCTAGAAGTGATTGACCAATACGAGGCGGATTACCTTGTTTTGGCTAAATACATGCGAGTGCTGACTCCAGGGTTTGTTGAAAAGTACAACCACAAGATCATCAATATCCACCACAGCTTCTTGCCAGCATTTATTGGCGCGAAGCCATACCAACAAGCGTATGAGCGCGGCGTGAAGATCATTGGCGCAACGGCACACTTTGTGACTAATGATCTCGATGAAGGACCGATCATCAAGCAAGATGTTATCCCTGTGGATCACAACTTCAGCGCGAAAGACATGGCGCAAGCCGGTCGTGACGTAGAGAAGAATGTATTAAGTAAGGCGTTAAACAAGGTGATCAATGATCATGTGTTTGTTTACGGCAACAAGACTGTGATTCTGTAA
- a CDS encoding FeoA family protein, protein MKLSQLEQGKAASIVALTGLTPDVRKKLMVMGMLPKTEVTLIRRAPMGDPLQVEVRGVSIAIRESIAEQIEVI, encoded by the coding sequence ATGAAACTCTCACAACTAGAGCAAGGAAAGGCGGCTTCTATTGTTGCACTAACAGGTTTAACACCAGACGTAAGGAAAAAACTTATGGTCATGGGTATGTTGCCAAAAACCGAGGTGACGCTTATCCGCCGTGCACCTATGGGTGATCCGCTTCAAGTTGAAGTGAGAGGTGTTTCTATCGCCATTCGTGAAAGCATTGCAGAACAAATCGAGGTTATCTAA
- a CDS encoding FeoC-like transcriptional regulator, whose protein sequence is MILTELHQYIDSHGVAARKELAAKFGMSEDGVDAMLSVWVKKGKVSRLVDTNKHGHTTRIRYTISKQDGLSLNVMM, encoded by the coding sequence ATGATTTTAACTGAACTTCATCAATACATTGATAGCCACGGCGTTGCGGCTCGTAAAGAGCTCGCTGCAAAGTTTGGCATGAGTGAAGATGGCGTCGATGCGATGCTGAGTGTTTGGGTCAAGAAAGGGAAAGTTTCTCGCTTGGTCGATACGAATAAGCATGGTCATACAACGCGTATTCGCTACACCATCAGCAAACAAGATGGTTTGTCGCTTAACGTGATGATGTAG